The proteins below come from a single Euleptes europaea isolate rEulEur1 chromosome 5, rEulEur1.hap1, whole genome shotgun sequence genomic window:
- the NEU4 gene encoding sialidase-4 yields MGSRHFPARTVLFERETSGVTYRVPALLYIPCVAKLLAFAEERLSVDDAHANLLVLRRGTFYKNYVEWEDMRALETATLVHHRSMNPCPIYDELTGVVFLFFIAVLGRTPEAFQIITGQNAARLCYVSSSDQGISWSHVTDLTQQVIGRTIEDWATFALGPGHGIQLKSGRLLLPAYAYHIDCKECFGKLCKTTPHAFTFYSDDHGQSWDFGEFIPNLQTVECQMVSVDEEDGSNVLYCNARSPLGFRVQALSVDDGAAFQPGQLVQRLVEPPHGCHGSIIGFQAPLYYLRHNFHMVQRETRSVESSDYLPQPSTEKRNQLPPPAVPWPSLCSQSLCYQQENLTSSRTSSGHHSCFPDLMSSDNAHTEHKQHNTGTISISDFNFQIPTWVLYSHPTSSRSRVNLGIYLSTFPREADTWTEPWVIYEGPSAYSDLAYIELPYSEFSITGIPAIAFACLYENGVRSPYEQISFSMFTLHEVLQNIPLTTSSSGLKQPSGGKKSWWRTCVIS; encoded by the exons ATGGGCTCTCGCCATTTCCCTGCCCGGACGGTCCTCTTTGAAAGGGAGACCAGCGGAGTAACTTATCGAGTGCCGGCGTTACTCTACATCCCTTGTGTTGCTAAGCTGTTGGCTTTTGCGGAAGAGAGACTGAGTGTTGATGATGCTCATGCCAACCTGCTGGTGCTGAGAAGAGGCACCTTCTACAAGAACTACGTGGAA TGGGAAGATATGCGGGCCCTTGAAACTGCGACTCTGGTCCACCATCGGTCCATGAACCCTTGCCCCATCTATGATGAGCTCACCGGTGTGGTTTTCCTGTTTTTCATTGCTGTGCTGGGCAGGACACCTGAAGCTTTTCAGATCATCACAGGCCAAAATGCTGCACGCCTCTGCTATGTGTCTAGTTCAGACCAGGGCATCAGCTGGAGCCACGTGACCGACCTTACCCAACAAGTGATTGGCAGGACCATTGAAG ATTGGGCCACTTTTGCACTAGGTCCTGGGCATGGCATTCAGCTCAAGTCAGGCCGTTTACTGCTGCCCGCCTACGCTTACCATATTGACTGCAAAGAATGCTTTGGGAAACTCTGCAAAACAACTCCACATGCTTTCACCTTCTACAGTGATGACCATGGGCAGAGCTGGGACTTTGGTGAATTCATCCCAAACCTGCAGACTGTCGAGTGTCAGATGGTGTCTGTGGACGAGGAGGACGGGAGCAATGTGTTGTACTGTAATGCCCGGAGTCCCCTGGGCTTCCGGGTGCAGGCACTTAGTGTGGATGACGGAGCAGCGTTTCAACCAGGGCAGCTGGTGCAAAGGCTTGTGGAGCCCCCTCATGGTTGTCACGGCAGCATCATTGGGTTCCAAGCTCCTCTTTACTACCTGCGTCACAACTTCCACATGGTTCAGAGAGAAACAAGGTCTGTTGAAAGCTCAGACTACTTGCCACAGCCTAGTACAGAGAAAAGAAACcaacttcctcctcctgctgttccTTGGCCTTCTCTCTGCAGCCAATCTCTGTGCTACCAGCAGGAAAACCTTACGTCATCCAGAACTTCTAGTGGCCATCACAGCTGTTTTCCTGATCTCATGTCCTCAGATAACGCACATACAGAACACAAGCAACACAATACAGGAACTATTTCCATATCAGATTTTAATTTCCAAATCCCAACTTGGGTGCTCTATTCCCATCCAACAAGCTCTAGATCCCGAGTTAACCTGGGGATTTACCTCAGCACATTTCCCAGGGAAGCTGACACTTGGACTGAGCCCTGGGTTATTTATGAGGGCCCCAGTGCCTACTCAGACCTGGCTTACATCGAACTGCCCTACTCAGAGTTTTCAATAACTGGGATCCCAGCCATAGCCTTTGCCTGCCTATATGAGAATGGGGTGCGGTCCCCCTATGAGCAAATCTCCTTCAGCATGTTCACGCTGCATGAAGTTCTTCAGAACATCCCTCTGACAACTTCTTCCTCAGGCCTGAAGCAGCCATCAGGTGGCAAGAAGAGTTGGTGGAGGACCTGTGTCATCTCTTAA